In Oncorhynchus tshawytscha isolate Ot180627B linkage group LG23, Otsh_v2.0, whole genome shotgun sequence, the following proteins share a genomic window:
- the LOC121840647 gene encoding uncharacterized protein C1orf232-like, with protein sequence MNPIWKVYKSKVLKTLNPDQEEYTEEEVNNTEIDMSPVQEDEGPNAVSQLAKRVQGAGAKGWNRMSALFNKEDEHQLLEETESPPVPDHPLAVTPEEPQRPARPSGFWGSFATNWKQMAASKQAEAAANETGMMEGQETAGEGGGEGGGGESYHGENTEGEQSQDGGGGSNTSFSRYAMLGGGSENTPFKWNFVTGKLAELKTKSMSGQED encoded by the exons ATGAATCCCATATGGAAAGTGTACAAGAGCAAAGTGCTGAAGACCCTGAACCCGGACCAAGAGGAGTACACAGAGGAAGAG GTCAATAATACAGAGATTGACATGAGCCCTGTCCAGGAGGATGAGGGGCCCAATGCAGTGTCTCAGCTGGCCAAGaga GTGCAGGGTGCTGGGGCTAAAGGCTGGAACAGGATGTCAGCTCTCTTCAACAAAGAGGATGAGCACCAGCTATTGGAGGAGACTGAGAGCCCGCCTGTCCCAGACCA TCCACTAGCAGTGACGCCTGAGGAGCCGCAGAGACCGGCCAGACCCTCAGGATTCTGGGGTAGCTTCGCCACCAACTGGAAACAAATGGCCGCCTCAAAACAGGCTGAAGCCGCAGCAAACGAGACGGGCATGATGGAGGGTCAGGAGACGGCaggggagggaggtggtgagggaggagggggggagagttACCACGGGGAGAACACGGAGGGAGAGCAGAgtcaagatggaggaggagggagcaaCACCAGCTTCTCCAGATACGCCATGCTTGGAGGAGGGAGCGAGAACACGCCCTTCAAGTGGAACTTTGTCACAGGCAAGCTGGCTGAGTTGAAGACCAAGAGCATGTCTGGCCAGGAAGACTAA